The nucleotide window GCGACCTTAGCCTCTCCTTATATGACTTTGTCATTTATGGCCCTGCTGGTAATCCCTCATCTGAAACTCAGTGACCTTGGCCTGTTTGACGGAGATCAGTTTGCATTTACACCGGTAGATGCTGCATAATATATCCGTATCTACATAAAAAAGCCCCCGAAAGTGCTGTACTTCCGGGGGCTTTATATTTCAGAGAAATTCCTACCTGTTTTAATGACTGATCCACAGCGCACCATTGATGGTATCGCGTTCTGCACCTGTCACGGAAGACAGCACATTCACTTCCTGCCTCCATCTTAATGTCCCGATCAGCGCCATGATCAGCGCTTCCTTAAATGCCACTGTCTGCTCGTCCGGTACCGCTACTTCAACACCCAGCGGGGCCAGCTGTTGACGGATATTCTCCACCAGAAAAGTATTAAAGGCTCCACCACCGGTAACCAGCAGTTGGGCTGGGCCTTCCGGCATTTTGGCCTTCAGCGTTTCTACCGCTTTCGCGATCTGTACAGCGATATGTTCTGTATACGTACGCAGTTTACCCTGTACGGATATACGCAGTGCGTTGATCATCGGCAACACAGTATCAGTGCCAAACTCATTCGCCAGTGATTTAGGCGATGGCTGCTGATAATAAGCCAATGCATTCAGCTGTTCCATCAGCGCCGCGTCTGTTACACCGCCGGCTGCCAGGGCACCGCCTTCGTCGTAAGGTTTGTTGAGCATGGCTGCCAGCTCATTGAGCACCCGGTTGGCCGGGCAAACATCGAATGCCACAAAACCTTCCGGCAGCTGAGCAGAAATATTGGCAATACCGCCCAGGTTGAGCCAGAACTGATAACCACCCAGCAAATATTTTTCGCCTATTGGTACAATCGGAGCACCCTGACCCCCCATTGCCACATCAACCGCACGCAGGTCGGTGATTACCGGCAGGCCGGTCACCGCCGTAATAGCTGCGCCGTCGCCTAATTGAGCCGTCATTTTACTACCTGGTATATGAAAAGTGGTATGGCCATGAGAGGCGATAAAATGTATTTTATGATCCAGTTCATTCTTCTCGATAAAAGACAGAATACGCTTTCCGGTATAATGCCCGTAGGCAGTATGCAACAGCAGGTATTCCCTGGCAGGAAGTGTAGTGGCAGAAGCCAGTTTCTCTACCCATTCCGGTTCGTAAGGCAGGCTTTCAGATGCCTTGATAACATAAGACCATTGCCCCCTGATCTCCGTCAGCTCGGCGAAAACAATATCCAGTCCATCCAGCGAACTACCGGACATGGTACCTATCACGTTATATACCATCAACTAAAATTTTGGCAAAGGTAGGATTTCCCTGCCGGTAATTTTTTTTATTGGGTTTATGGAAAACAGATCTGACCCGGCATCATGTGCACAGAAAATTCCAACAATATGCAGAAATATCTTTCCTTACTCCTGCTGAACTGCCTGCTGGTCTTACAGGCTGCCGGCCAGCTGCGCGTGATTACCGGCAGCGTGTTACGCAACGATAACAATACCGCTATCCCTAATGCGGTAGTACGGGTACAGGGCACCGATTATATGGCAGCCACCGACACCAAAGGTCATTTTAGCCTGAAAGCCCCTGCTGGTGCGCTTATCCTGGAGGCGATTGCCACCAATTACAAAAATGCCGTGATGAATATTACGGCCACACAAAACACTGTGACATTTAAAATGCAGCCCCTTCAGGTTGCCCCAAAACCGGAGCTGTCGGAAGTGATGGTAAGCCACGACGATAAGGCTATTATGATGGAACCCGCCAGACCCACACCACTCGCAGGCCGCGTGGCCGGAGTTGCCGTCAAACGGCACATGACCAATTCCGTTAAAATGGCCTATCCCGCTCCCCAGGATAATTTTAATACAGAAGACTACAGCCCTATCAATGAAAATATCTTTCATGCTGTGACCGATCAGCCGCTGAGTACTTTCAGCATTGATGTGGACAGGGCTTCCTATAGTAATGTCCGTCGCTTTCTCAACCAGGGACAGATGCCTCCGGCAGATGCTGTACGGGTAGAAGAGATGATCAACTATTTTGATTACCACTACAAGGCTCCTGTCAACAATGATCCGGTATCTATCTATACTGATATGTCCATCTGTCCCTGGAATACCAGTCATCAGCTGGTGCGCATAGCCCTGAAAGGCAAGCAGGTAGACGCCAGGGAGCTGCCTCCATCCAACCTCGTATTCCTGCTGGACGTATCCGGATCGATGAATGAAGATAATAAACTGCCTTTGGTGAAACGTGCCTTTGCAGCGCTGGTACAGCAGTTACGGCCGCAGGACAAAGTGGCTATCGTTGTATATGCCGGTGCTGCCGGTGTGGTACTACCTTCTACCAGTGGCCAGGATAAAAAGAAAATACTGGAAGCATTGGAATCCTTACAGGCTGGCGGCTCTACAGCCGGCGGAGAAGGTATTCAGCTGGCCTATAAAATCGCTGCTGAAAACCGCCATACCAACAGCAACAATCGGGTAATACTGGCCACAGACGGTGATTTCAACGTAGGTCCTTCCAGCGATGGAGAGCTGATGCGCATCATAGAAAAAGAAAGACAAAAGGGCATCTTCCTTTCTGTGCTGGGCTTTGGCATGGGCAATTATAAAGACAACAAACTGGAACTGCTGGCCGACAAGGGCAATGGCAACTATGCCTACATCGATAATTTCGAAGAAGCACGCCGCACCTTTGTGACCGAGTTTGGCGGCACCTTGTTTACCATCGCAAAAGATGTGAAGCTGCAGATAGAATTTAATCCCACTTTCGTGCAGTCGTACCGGTTAGTAGGTTATGAAAACCGTATGCTGCAGAATGAGGATTTCAACAATGATAAAAAAGATGCCGGTGATATGGGCGTAGGCCACACGGTCACCGCTCTTTACGAGATCATCCCCGTAGCGGGCAAGGATCAGGAAGGTAAAGTAAACTGGGTGGATCCGCTTAAATACCAGCATACCACAATAGTGGGCAATAAACCAGAAGTGCTGACCGTGAAACTTCGTTACAAAAGACCGCAGGAAGATAAAAGCCGGCTCATGCAGCAGATACTTCCTTATAGCCGTCAACGTGTGGAAGAAGCGCCGGAAGATTTCCGGATGGCCGCTGCTGCAGCATCTTTCGGGCAACTGCTGCGTAACTCCGCCTTTAAAGGAACAGCTACTTATAACGAGGTGATGAAACTGGCTGCCAGCGCCAAAGGCAGTGATACAGAGGGTTACCGGGCAGAGTTTGTTCAGCTGGTGAAAAAAGCCAGTTTGCTTAGCAAGGAGCAGGAGTAGGTTTCCACGATTTTTCGGTAATTTGCCGGCTCAAAGGGAAGCAGAAATATGATAATCAATTTAAGTGAAACAAATTCGCTGGTTGGAGAATGGCTAAGCGAGATCAGAAATGCGGATGTTCAGCAGGACCGTATGCGTTTCCGTCGCAATATGGAAAGGTTGGGTGAAGTAGCCGCCTACGAAATCAGTAAGACGCTGGAATATGTGGAGAAAGAAGTAACCACGCCCATGGGTATTGCTAACTGCCGGGTATTAAAAGAACAACCGGTACTGGCTACCATCCTGCGGGCAGGACTGGCGCTCCATCAGGGTTTGCTGCATTATTTTGACAAGGCAGACCATGCCTTCATTTCAGCTTACCGTAAACATAATCGCGACGGCTCTTTTGATATCAGCCTGGAATATGTCAGCAGCCCTTCCATTGAAGGCCAGGTGCTGATCCTGTCTGATCCGATGCTGGCTACCGGCGCATCGCTGGTAAAAACCATCGAACATCTGGAAGCCATCGGTAAACCCAGACACATTCACCTCGTAGTGGCTATCGCCTGCACAGTAGGTATCGAGTATGTGATCCGCAACTGCAAAGCCAATATCACTATCTGGGCCGGTGACATCGATGATGAACTGACCGCCAAAGGCTATATTGTACCAGGCCTCGGCGATGCCGGTGATCTGGCCTTCGGAAATAAATTGCAACAATAATCGGGAACGGACGTTAAATAAAAGGAATTTCCAATTACAGCTTACGGATTTGAATGTTTAAAAGATAGTGCAGATGTAACACGAATTTCCACTACCTTCTAAATATCCAAATCCGTAATTTTATTTAACAGATCAGGCTTTATTCCATTATTAACATTTTTACACATGGATTTAATTTGAAATATGATTTAATTACTGTACCTTCACCCGACTGCATAAACCCTATGCTTTTAAGCTTATCATATGAAAAGAGCTTTACTATTCTTGACCATATTCTTATGTATTAATTCTTTGCGGGCCCAGGATCCGCACTTTTCTCAGTTTTTTGCCTCTCCGCTTACGCTCAATCCGGCCTTTACAGGTTTATTTTCAGGTGATTATCGTTTATCCGGCAACTACCGTTCCCAATGGCGCAGCATCTCTACGCCGTTTGTGACCGGTACCGCTGCAATCGACTTCGGTATCCTGAAAAACGTGATTTCCTATACAGACATCTGGGGCGTAGGGCTGATGGCAGTATATGACAGAAGTGGCGGCGGAGCACTGACTTCGACCTATCTTTCCGCCAGCACGGCTTATCATAAAGGTCTCGATCCGGAAGGCAACCATACCATTGCCATCGGCTTACAAGGCACGCTGGTACAAAAACGGATAGACAACACCAAGCTCCAGTTCGAAAACCAGATGGACAACAATGGCTACAATCCATTGATTCCCAGCAACGAAACACTGGTAAATCCTAAAATATCCTACTTCGATCCCAACATCGGGATTTTATATAATGGTTTGATCGGAGAATCGTCCAACATCTACCTGGGTGCTTCCTATTACCATATCACCCAGCCGGTGGAATCTTTCATGGCCGAAACCCAGAATCGCCTCAGCTACCGCTGGACCCTCCATGGTGGTGGTTCTGTACCGGTTAACGGGAAAGATCGTTTTCATACCAGCATTCTTTACATGAAACAAAGCACCGCTTCAGAATTCACTTTTGGCGGCGCCTATGGCTTCACTCTCGATGATGTGGATGACAACCCCACTACGCTTTTCCTGGGTAGCTGGTATCGTCTGAAAGATGCGATCATCCCTTATGTAGGCATGCAGTTCAAAGGCTTCCAGGTAGGGCTTACCTATGATACCAACGTATCTTCCCTGCGCCCTGCATCCAACGCCCGCGGCGGTCTGGAGATATCCCTGATTTACATCCATACCAGAAACGAGAACAACAAATACAAAACGCTTTGTCCGCGTTTCTAATCAGCTACTGTCACTTATCAATATATCGGAACCGTGTGGCACTGCTGCACGGTTTTTTTTATCATGAATGCAGCAAAATCAATTAATTCCATAAATACAGGCCGGAGTAAAATATTTTTGCCTTAGTTTCGTTCATCCTTCAATCATTCGGGATAAATATTTTCTGTCACTAAAAAATATTCAGGCGTTGTTTTCATTCAGAGAGGTATTGTCGGCTATTCAAGCATATGGAAAGGCCCACCAGTTCATTATGCAGCATAAATTGTGGAAGTGGATTCTGATACCCGGCATTATATACTGTTTATTGTTCTTTACGGGATTCTATTTTGTTTGGGGATATTCCGGTGATTTTGTGGAATACCTGACCCGACTGCTGCACATCACAGAATGGGTACAGGACCTGGAAAGCAGCTGGGTAAGTTTTCTCTTTATCCTCGTAGCTTTTTCTGTGCGGATCATATTTGTATTCTGGTATTTCTCCTATTTCAAATACCTGTTCCTGATAGTAGCCTCCCCTGTTTTTTCGTACCTCTCTGAAAAAACAGAAGCGATCCTGGAATACCGCGAATTCCCTTTCAGCTGGAAACAACTGGGGCAGGATATCTGGCGGGGCATCCGGATGTCATTCCGTAATATCGTATACCAAACAGCTGCTATTCTCATTTTGCTGGTGGTTTCGTTTATACCCATTGTTGGCTGGATCACGCCCATGATAGGCTTTTTCATAGAAGCTTATTTTTATGGTTTTTCCATGATGGACTATAGCTGTGAACGCCACCGGCTGAGCATGGCACAGAGCATTCAGTTTATCCGCCAGCACCGGGGTATGGCCCTGGGCAACGGGATGGTGTTCTACATATTTATGCTGGTGCCGGTATTAGGCTGGATGCTGGCCCCCTCTTATGCTGTCATTGCAGCTACCATCGATTTACAACATAAAAAACTGATATAATGAGTGCTACAGGCAAAGTGTACCTGATTCCGACTGTGTTGAGCGCTGACGCCCTGTTCAGCATTCCGTCCTATATCACTACCATTGCGCAGGAACTGCGTGTATTTTATGTAGAAAACGAGCGGACTGCCCGCCGTTATCTCAAAGCCCTGGATAGAAATATCAATATTGATGAACTGCAGCTGTTGCCCATGCACGAGAACCAGCCACCGGATGTGGCCCTGGCCAAAAAGCTGTTACTGGCCGGTACAGATATCGGCATCCTCAGTGAAGCCGGATGCCCCGCCATCGCAGATCCTGGTCATCTCGTAGTACAAGCCGCCCACAGCGTTGATGCCCGGGTAATACCCATGGTAGGCCCCAACTCCATTCTGCTGGCCCTGATGGCCTCCGGCATGAATGGCCAGAACTTCCAGTTTACCGGCTATCTGCCTATCAAAGCTCCCGAAAGAGGAAAAGCATTACGACAACTGGAAGAAGAATCTGAAAGAAAAAAACAAACCCAGTTGTTTATAGAAACACCTTACCGCAACAATCAGCTGCTGAAAGACATTCTGGACAACTGTAAAGACCATACCCGGCTGTGTATTGCCGCTGATATCACCGGCCCGGCAGAATATATCAAAACAAAAACCATCCGGGAATGGCGCAACGCCCTGCCGGACCTCCATAAACGGCCAGCGATATTTTTACTCTACGCTGTCCCCGCATAACTCAGCTAATTACATAAAAGACGAAGACCTAAGCATCCTGCTTAGGTCTTCGTCTTTTATGATTATTCATTATTTACGGCAGGTCTCTGCTGATCGGCTCTCTGACGCTGATTACACTGTCTACAATAAACGGACTGTAACCACGCCAGGGCAATGCGCCCAGGTATTCCTTGTAATGCAGTTCCACCGTTTTACCGCTGGCCATCATCAGCTGCTGGGCAATCCGCTCATCTGCCACGGAAAACTGAAATTCGTTGGATTGAATTGTTCCGGCTGTACGGCCTTTATAGCCTGACTGGATCAATTTCCCTTCATAGGTTTTGAAGACATAGCCTTTCTCTACAAAATAGTTGAGCTCTCCCGCCTTTACTCCTTTACCAAATACAAAGTAGAATTTGTAAAAGACAGTGCCGCCCAGTACCAGGATAATGATAGAGACAATAATAAAAATAAACCGGCCCATGTGAATAGTTTAGTAGTGATTATGATCAAAAATAAAGATCTACCAGGTAAATCAGGCCGGCCATACCCATGGCACCCAGCTCCAGTTCACGTTTATTGACCGCTTCAAACACATCATTGGCAGCATGATGAACATCAAAATAACGTTGTGTGTCCGGATAAAGTTCGGCCATCGGTGTGCCGAGAGCCTGATGCAGATGACCAATATCAGCACCACCACCTTCGCCATCCAGGTCATAGAAACCATAGGGCTCCAGCAGCGGCCTCCAGCTCAGCAGCTTTGCTTTTTTATCGGCCGGCATGGTAGAGGTAAAACCACGGGGCGCGAAACCACCGGCATCACTCTCCAGTGCAAAAACATGCTGTTCATTTCTTTGTTTGGCCAGCTCTGCATATTTTCTACCACCGCGGGTACCGTTTTCTTCGTTGGCAAACAGTACCACACGCACGGTACGTGCAGGTTTGAGGCCCATCGCTTTGAAAGT belongs to Chitinophaga sp. HK235 and includes:
- the upp gene encoding uracil phosphoribosyltransferase, translating into MIINLSETNSLVGEWLSEIRNADVQQDRMRFRRNMERLGEVAAYEISKTLEYVEKEVTTPMGIANCRVLKEQPVLATILRAGLALHQGLLHYFDKADHAFISAYRKHNRDGSFDISLEYVSSPSIEGQVLILSDPMLATGASLVKTIEHLEAIGKPRHIHLVVAIACTVGIEYVIRNCKANITIWAGDIDDELTAKGYIVPGLGDAGDLAFGNKLQQ
- a CDS encoding anhydro-N-acetylmuramic acid kinase, with protein sequence MVYNVIGTMSGSSLDGLDIVFAELTEIRGQWSYVIKASESLPYEPEWVEKLASATTLPAREYLLLHTAYGHYTGKRILSFIEKNELDHKIHFIASHGHTTFHIPGSKMTAQLGDGAAITAVTGLPVITDLRAVDVAMGGQGAPIVPIGEKYLLGGYQFWLNLGGIANISAQLPEGFVAFDVCPANRVLNELAAMLNKPYDEGGALAAGGVTDAALMEQLNALAYYQQPSPKSLANEFGTDTVLPMINALRISVQGKLRTYTEHIAVQIAKAVETLKAKMPEGPAQLLVTGGGAFNTFLVENIRQQLAPLGVEVAVPDEQTVAFKEALIMALIGTLRWRQEVNVLSSVTGAERDTINGALWISH
- a CDS encoding SAM-dependent methyltransferase, with translation MSATGKVYLIPTVLSADALFSIPSYITTIAQELRVFYVENERTARRYLKALDRNINIDELQLLPMHENQPPDVALAKKLLLAGTDIGILSEAGCPAIADPGHLVVQAAHSVDARVIPMVGPNSILLALMASGMNGQNFQFTGYLPIKAPERGKALRQLEEESERKKQTQLFIETPYRNNQLLKDILDNCKDHTRLCIAADITGPAEYIKTKTIREWRNALPDLHKRPAIFLLYAVPA
- a CDS encoding von Willebrand factor type A domain-containing protein — protein: MQKYLSLLLLNCLLVLQAAGQLRVITGSVLRNDNNTAIPNAVVRVQGTDYMAATDTKGHFSLKAPAGALILEAIATNYKNAVMNITATQNTVTFKMQPLQVAPKPELSEVMVSHDDKAIMMEPARPTPLAGRVAGVAVKRHMTNSVKMAYPAPQDNFNTEDYSPINENIFHAVTDQPLSTFSIDVDRASYSNVRRFLNQGQMPPADAVRVEEMINYFDYHYKAPVNNDPVSIYTDMSICPWNTSHQLVRIALKGKQVDARELPPSNLVFLLDVSGSMNEDNKLPLVKRAFAALVQQLRPQDKVAIVVYAGAAGVVLPSTSGQDKKKILEALESLQAGGSTAGGEGIQLAYKIAAENRHTNSNNRVILATDGDFNVGPSSDGELMRIIEKERQKGIFLSVLGFGMGNYKDNKLELLADKGNGNYAYIDNFEEARRTFVTEFGGTLFTIAKDVKLQIEFNPTFVQSYRLVGYENRMLQNEDFNNDKKDAGDMGVGHTVTALYEIIPVAGKDQEGKVNWVDPLKYQHTTIVGNKPEVLTVKLRYKRPQEDKSRLMQQILPYSRQRVEEAPEDFRMAAAAASFGQLLRNSAFKGTATYNEVMKLAASAKGSDTEGYRAEFVQLVKKASLLSKEQE
- a CDS encoding EI24 domain-containing protein; this encodes MSAIQAYGKAHQFIMQHKLWKWILIPGIIYCLLFFTGFYFVWGYSGDFVEYLTRLLHITEWVQDLESSWVSFLFILVAFSVRIIFVFWYFSYFKYLFLIVASPVFSYLSEKTEAILEYREFPFSWKQLGQDIWRGIRMSFRNIVYQTAAILILLVVSFIPIVGWITPMIGFFIEAYFYGFSMMDYSCERHRLSMAQSIQFIRQHRGMALGNGMVFYIFMLVPVLGWMLAPSYAVIAATIDLQHKKLI
- a CDS encoding PorP/SprF family type IX secretion system membrane protein, which gives rise to MKRALLFLTIFLCINSLRAQDPHFSQFFASPLTLNPAFTGLFSGDYRLSGNYRSQWRSISTPFVTGTAAIDFGILKNVISYTDIWGVGLMAVYDRSGGGALTSTYLSASTAYHKGLDPEGNHTIAIGLQGTLVQKRIDNTKLQFENQMDNNGYNPLIPSNETLVNPKISYFDPNIGILYNGLIGESSNIYLGASYYHITQPVESFMAETQNRLSYRWTLHGGGSVPVNGKDRFHTSILYMKQSTASEFTFGGAYGFTLDDVDDNPTTLFLGSWYRLKDAIIPYVGMQFKGFQVGLTYDTNVSSLRPASNARGGLEISLIYIHTRNENNKYKTLCPRF